AACTAAATATAACGTTTTACAAATTTATTATCGAGTCGGAGAACCCTATGACCCCAATAATCCACAACACAAAGACGAAGATGGAGATCAATTGGCTGATGATGCCCGTGGTAGGACTTCCATTATCGCTGAAAACTATGCGGAGATTATCCCTGCAGCAGTTGCGAAATGCAACACATAAGACGAATCAAGGGATGACTTTGATGGAAATTATGATCGTTGTTGTTATTACAGGGATTTTAGCAGTAGTCGGCGCACCTAGTCTCATGAGTATTCTACAAGGCGATCAAGTGCAACAAGGGTTAGACCAAGTTTATAGTGCATTACAAGATTCTCAAAAACAAGCGATTCGTCTGTCAAAACAATGCACTATTACCCTTAATAAAGATGCTGATCCCCCAACGATTTCTAGTTCAGATACTGCTTGTTTAGTGTCTACAAATCGAGAATTACCTGACGGTGTTGTCATGAAAATAGGAACCAAGCTTGAGAGCGGTATCACCTTTTCTTTTAAAGGGACGACAACGGCATCAGGAACTATTGTTGTTGAACGCAAGAGCAGTAAAGCAACGGACGAAAAACAATGTCTCGTTATTAGTAACGGTTTAGGAATTATGCGAAAAGGTGTTTATAAGGGGGATACTTCCTCATCAGTCACAGCAGACAATTGTCAAACATCAATATAAAATTATCCAAGGAAAATCATGGTAAAAATTTATTTACAACTTTTACAAAAAAAACGTTCTTCTGCTGGTTGGACGTTAGCAGAATTATTGATTGCTGCTGCTTTAACCTTAGTGGTTGTTATGGCGGCAGGATGGGGTTTAGTGAACATTTTACGGGAAAGTAAAGTTGCCAATGCCACCTCAGAAATGCAATATGATCTGAACCGTGCCGCTGAATTTATCACTGAAGAAGTTCGCGGAGCATCGGTAATTGAAACCAGCTTAACGGATGATGATTTTAAAACCTATGCCCCTGATTTTAATCCCACGGGTAAAACGCCAGTTCTGATGCTCAAAAATCCAGAATTGCCTCAACGGGTTGTTTATTATATTAAAGACGCTGATTCCACAATGCCTTGGCGTGGCCCGGCCGTTCTTTATCGTTGGGGGCCATCTTTTACAGACGATGGTACATACGATTCTGATACAAAATCAGACACCAGTAGCTGGCAGAATGAGGCCCTAGTTGACATGATGTTAACAGCCTTAGATCCGGAGCAAAAACAATGTAGAAACTTACCCCCTGATGTGGAAAGTCCTAACACCTATATTGCCACTGATGGTCAAGGTAAACAATGGTATCGTCTCCCTCAAAAAGAAGCTGATGTGAAAGGATTTTTTGCCTGTGTCCGAGAAGATAAACAACTGGCCCAATTAAATATTTATGGGACGACTGTATACACGAATAAAGACGGCAAGGCAAAGGGACAACTACAAACAGTTGCTTCTGGTAAAGAGAACTCTCGCTTTGATACCAGCTATGAAATCACAACTCAAGCCTTTGCTCGCTCAGAAAAGGTCGGCAGTAATGGAGAAGATATTCCCAATTATTATGTTGAACCGAACACCAATATGATTAATCCAGAAGAATATGGTAAGGCACAAATATCAGTATTAAGCTTGAATATTCCCTGTATGGATGGTTCTAATGCCGATCCGAATACAGTTACAACAATGGTCACTCAGCCTGATGTTACTAAAACAATTGGCAGTCCAGTCACAGGAACCAGTTCTAATACCCCTGGTGATTTTGAGGAGGACGAAGAACTAATGGTAGAGATCTCTGACGATGGAATTTGTACATTTGCTAATACCATTCAGCTATCTGATACATCTTTCTCACAACCTCACGTTAAATATGCTTCCAACGATAGCAAATATCTACAGTTAGATAAAATTATTACTGATGCTACTGAACGAACAAAAATCGCAACAACCTTGAGTAGTAAGGGTTTATTGCAATCAGATGGCAACACTTTAAAGTTAGCGGATAACCAAATTGTTTATTTCTTTGAATTTGAGTTTAAAGAACTTGATCCTATTGCTAAAACATATGCTTCTCAAATTGATGCAGAGTACAATGATGCCGTGATTTTGGTGAATCTGTCTAAGTAATAAGCAGATGGGGACTGGTAGGGGTCAACGGCCGTTGACCCCTACAATTGTTTCTCTGGTCTGTAATGATTGAGTAGAAAACATTTTGTTGAATACTCAATCATGAACTGGTGGCAAAAACTTCAAAATAATCCTTTAGCCCGTTTTGGGGCAATTTTACTCATAATTTTCTACATCGCAGTTATCGCAGCCGATTTTGTAGCTCCCTACGATCCCTACTCATCCCAAGCTGACGGTTCCTTACTACCCCCGACACAGATTCATTGGACAACGCCAACAGGTGAATTTATCGGCCCCCATGTTTATCCCACAACCCAAAGTCCTACCAATGTGGAAACGGGTAAACGCACCTTAAATGTTGACTTTGAGCAACCTTCTCCCCTTCGCTTTTGGCTAAAAGGGGATAGTTATCAACTTTTTCAAATTCGCCTCCCCTTACCTCCTTCTTTTCAAGAAGTGGAACTATTTAAAGGAATTCCTGTTAATCGTCATCTTTTTGGCACCGTTGGCCCCGCTAAAATCAATTTATTGGGAACGGATGAACAAGGGCGAGATCAATTTAGTCGCCTCTTATTTGGGGGCAGAATTAGCCTCTTTATTGGCTTAGTTGGCATTATTATCTCTTTCCCTCTGGGGATGATCGTTGGGGGCATTTCTGGCTATTTTGGCGGCTGGATTGATGCGGTTTTGATGCGTCTGGTGGAAGTTTTAATGACCATTCCTGGGATTTATCTCTTAGTTGCCCTGGCCGCTGTGCTTCCCCCTAGTTTAACCAGCGCACAGCGATTTTTATTAATTGTGTTGATTACTTCGTTTATTGGTTGGTCAGGACTTGCTAGGGTAATTCGGGGACAAGTTCTTTCTTTAAAGGAACAGGACTTTGTACAAGCGGCCAAAGCGATGGGGGCTACTCCTTGGCGCATTATTGTCCGTCATGTTCTTCCCCAAACGGCAACTTATATCATTATTTCTGCTACTTTAGCCGTTCCTGGTTTTATTGTTGCTGAATCAGTCTTAAGTCTGATTGGGTTAGGTATTCAACAACCTGATCCCAGTTGGGGCAATTTACTCTCTGTTTCCACTAATGCCTCAATTTTGGTGCTGCAACCCTGGTTAATTTGGCCTCCTGCCCTATTAATCATCCTGACGGTGCTATCTTTCAATTTACTGGGAGATGGCTTAAGGGATGCTCTTGATCCTCGTAGCTTGGAATAGAGGACTGTTTGTATATTTTTGTTACACTCTCCTTGTTGCTAATGATTCTCCCTTGACTTTTTAGGAAAAGTTACGCGAAACTTACAATAATTAGAGTCGTTTCTGCATTAAATGTTAATTTTTGTTAAAATTTGATTCAGATTGCTACAGTTGATCAAGATTTGTATCTTGAGTTAGGCTGGCATCATAAACCCCAAACCCCCATAAACCCATTCTAGAATCAGCCATGACCATGGAAACCCTAGAATTCATTATTTATCCTGATGGCCGTGTTAAAGAAACGGTAACAGGCATAGTCGGAGCCTCTTGTCAAGAGGTAACAGCAGCGATCGAAGCACAATTAGGGCGAGTTATTTCTCAAGAAAAGACCTCCCAATATTACGATCAACCGGTGAATCAAGCAACAAAAGCCACAAATCAGGCGACTTTTAGTGATTGGTAACTATTTCTGCTCTCTTTTGTCAAACCCTCTTTAATTGTTGAGTTACAAAGCAAATGTCACACTTTAGCAACATCAAAACCCAAATTCGTAATCTTACTTCCCTCAAAGCTGCTCTTGATGGCCTGGGAATTGACTGGAAAGAAGGGCCTCATAGCGTTAGAGGTTATCAAGGCCAAACCAAAACCGCCGAGGTAGTGGTGGAACAAGAGAACAATTATGATATTGGGTTTAGTTGGAATGGCAGCGAATACGAATTAGTCGCTGATTTACAATACTGGCAACAACCCTTATCCGTAGAAGGCTTTCTTAAGCAAGTGACTCAAGGCTATGCTTATCATACCGTCATTAATGAATCAGCTAAGCAAGGGTTTCAATTGGCGCAACAACAAAAGAATGAAGATGGTTCAATTCGCTTAGTTGTTCAACGTTGGAGTACCTAATGGCTGATTTTTCCCCTACCCCTGAACGCTCTGGTTTTGAACCGGAGTTAGGGGGCATTTTGCGAGATATCCCTGAAAGAACGGGATTTGAGCCGGAGTTAGGGGGTCAACTTCGGCAACAAGGGGTATATGTAGATGAAGTGACTTGTATTGGTTGTAAACACTGCGCCCATGTTGCCCCAAATACTTTTTATATTGAACCAGCTTATGGGCGATCGCGGGTTTACCATCAAGATGGGGACGAAGAAGACACCATCCAAGAGGCCATTGATACCTGTCCCGTTGATTGTATCCATTGGGTCGATTATACCGACTTAAAGCGGCGAGAAGAACTCAGGAAGAATCAGGAAATCAAGCCCTTGGGGTTTCCTCAAATTCATCGAGATCCTAAGAAAAAGAAAAGACAATTTAGAAAAGACTAATTGTTGAACGTTTTTCAGTTACCAAGAATGTAACGCCCTTAATTGCGGCGTTTTTTTAATCTAAAGGAAGAATACTTTCCACCCCATTAATTTTTTACCAAGGCGAAACACAATGGCATTGCCTAAGCCCAATTCTTTAACCCCTTCAATGAGCAACTGTTCTTGTTCTCGGATAGAATCAAGTAAATGAGGACATTGCACAAAGTCTAGACAAACGACGGTAGAACAGTCCCACGGTTCCCTAAAGACTTGACATTGGGATGGTAATAAATTAACGAGAGTGCGAAATCGCTGAATAGCTGCTTTTTCTAATTCAGCAGTTGTACATTCAAAGGGTAAATGTGGATTGTTCATAAAATCTTCATCATCTAGCAAGAAAGTTAACATAATCTTCAGGTGAGCTTAGCTGAAAACTATTGATTAGTAAGGGTTTGCTCATTCTTAGTAACGCCCACTATTGTCCGTTTAATCATGATCCCTGACCTAGTTATTAAGGTAACACTAATGAGCCAAAATTATTGTAATTGTTTTAACTAAGTTTGCTATTTGTTAAGATGTAATAATAATCTAAAAGTTTGTTAGAATACATTTCTTAGGTTTCTATTTCTTGATTTCCTAACAGGGGTTGTAATCCTTGTTTGGGTGTCCATTGAATTGCACCATCTTGTTGTAGCCAATAGAGTTGAATTCTGCTATTTTGCAATTTTTGTCTGAGGGTGTCTGAAATAAAAGGGGTTGAAGCGATCAGTATTTTCGGGTTAATTTTTTCTAACCAGGTTATGGATAATCTTTTTCCTGACCATAATAAAACGTCAAGAGGTTGACTAAAATCTTGGGGGGTTAAATCGTAAGAGTTGTTACCACTGTTTAGCCATAACCAAGATTGACCAGATATCTCCCATTTTAGCGTAAAGGGTTTCGTGTTTAACAGGTAAATTTTAGTTGAGTCTAGCATGATAGTTTCTGTACTAGATAGACGTTGCCCATTTTCTTGGGGTTTCCCTAAACTATAAAAAAAATGGTCAACTTTTAGATCGGGTTTAAGGGTTAACCAAGAGTTAATATCTTGAGAATTAGGAACAATTATACTTGTGATGTGATTAATTCCTTGTTGAGATAAAAAGGGTAAAAGTGTGTATTTAATGCTGTTTTCATCCCCAAGATTAATCACGGTAATGTTACCACGCTCTTGAATAATTATAATTGGTTCATATCGGCTATTTAAAATTGTGATTTGCAATTGAGTGATGTTTTTATAGATAATTGGAGTCACTATTAAAAGCACCATGAATAAGCTCAAAAACCCCCAGTTTTTTTGGCATTTTTTATTAAAACAAATTAATATTAATAATCCATAAATTAATAACAGAATTTCTAGAGAAATTTTACCGACAGCTAAAGAACTTAAACTGAGCCGAGGAAAGAATTGTCCTAGGGTTAATAATAAATCGCTTGGCCAGGAAAGTAATTGAGCAATATATCCCCCAATATCAGGGGAAATAAAAGTAACAGCAGCACTAATCATTCCCCCAATAATGATTAATGTAATCAAAGGAGTTGTGACCAGATTACAGAGAACAGCAGAAAAACTAAAACTGTAGAATATAGACATAATTAGGGGAGATGTCCAAATTGATGCTGCAACAGGAACAGCGATCATTGAGCCAATTTTTGGAGGTAAGAAATCTAATTTTTTTTGAATTGCAGGACTGGTAACAATTAAGCCAAATGTTGCCAAAAAGCTCAGTTGAAAACTCAAATCCCAAATCCATAAAGGATTGATAATTAACAGGAGAAAACCTGCCAATCCTAAAGAACCAAGAGGATTTATTCTTCTGTCTAAAGTCTCCCCAATTAGAATCATTATTCCCATAAAACTTGCCCTAAGAATTGATGGTTGTGCGCCAGTTAATCCCGTATAAAAACTTAGAATTATAATACCAATTATCAGTTTTTTACGAGGGGATAATGACTGAGTAAACCTTAAGACAAGTCCTAAGATTAATGCGACATGAAAGCCTGATGCAGCTAAAATATGAGCTAAGCCCGATTTAATAAATAAATCCCGAATATCCGGGGGCAAATCGACCGCCCGCCTTCCTAAGAGCATAGAACTAATCATAAGTCCTTTGTTTGCTCCCAAAGAATTAGTGAAAGTCTTAATAATTCGCTGTCTTAATTTTGTCCATGACCAAAATGGTTCTGGCCCTTTAAAGATAATTTTTTCTCCTTTTAAACCAGAAAATGCTCCCTCTTTCGCCAAATAATTTTTAAAATCAAAAGAACCTGGATTTTTTGGCGATCGCGGTTTATATAAACTGCCCTCAATAATAATTGTTTGGCCAGGATAAATTAACTGATTTTCAGCCAAAGGAATTGTGACATAAAGCTTACCTTCTACCAATTTAGAGGGAGTTTGTTGACGAATGATTTCAACTTTTTTGGCTTTAAACCAAAACTTATGACGCTGATTATTGGTCAGTCGTGGTTCAGATAAAACTTGACCTAATACCCTCACAATTTGAGGACGAAAATCTTCTTTAATTAGTTGACTAATATCATTAGGATGAGGTTGAGGAATACGCCATTGCAAATAGAGCGAACCCCCAAGGGCAACGAGAGCAATAATAAGCCAAAATTGACCCCTAGGACATCTACGCCAGGGTTGTTTTAAGAGGAAAAAACTGCCGTAAGTCAAAAATCCGATGCTTAAAATAACCAGTCCCCATTGTAGCCAAGACGGATGAGGGTTAGGAAAACCAAACAATCCCGTTAATAATAAACCCCCAATATAAGCTAAGGTTAAAATAACCCAATGATGGCGACTCATTTAACCTTCCCCATAGTCCCTTGTGGTTGTTTTACCCATAAAACAAATTACCAAGTTATAACCAGATGATTTTTGCTGTTCCTCCCTAAGATAGACAGCTTTGTGTTTTCTAAGTTCTAATTTATCAACATTAAACCGAAAGCTTCTCAATCCTAAAAATTGTTAACAAAATCCTTCAGATCTAAAATTACAGGAGAAGAGTGAGGTAATCTGAAAACATAAGAAAAGAGTGATCATAAAAGGATGAATCTTCCCCTTACGCCAGAAATCTCCCTGTACCAATTAACCCAAACTCTGGGAACCTCACCCTCTGCTTTAACCATCAAAGCCAGTACCTTGAGAGAACGGGTTGATAGCTTAATTCAATTTTTACTCGATCAACAGATTCGGGCAACGGTTTGGGCAAAATTGCCCACTCATCCCCGTTGGTGGGCTACCCTAGAAGCATATCAACAAGAAGGCCTCGCCGAAGAAGTCTATCGCTGTACCATTAGTCGAGGAGGGGGAACCACTCCTTCCCGCCAGACATCCCCAGAGCATTATTCCTCAAAAGATAGCATAACTCCAATTGTTCTAGAAGCGAGTTCCCAACTAAAAAGAGAGTATTTTTGTCTAATTCTCTCCCCTCAATTTTGTAGCCTGATTTTAGCCCAAGAACAAATCCCGTCGGGACAAGAACCCCCTTCAGGACTGTTAGAACCGTCTTTTCTCAAGCTAGTTTATAGTTTTGATCCCGTAGTCATTCAGCGAGTCCTAACGGGAATTAAACGAATGATTACGATTACAGATATTACACCGGTAGAACTTCTCACCGACTCGGTTTTAACTTTTCCCTTACCATCAAGCGTTGATTCGGCCTTGTTAACCCAATTATTGCATCGACAATTACGAGAAAATCAATTGGCCCAAGAGTCGTCCCAACTCAGACAAGACACCCTCCCCAAACAACCAACGGCCGTTAGCTTTCTCAACTTAGGAGAAGACTTTCTTAAAACCCTCACCAGGGAACTAAGTATACCTCTAACCAATATGAAAACGGCCTTGCGGTTGTTAGAGTCAAAACAACATAAACGAGAACTACGTCAACGCTATTTGGACTTATTGAAAGGAGAATGCGATCGCCAAAATATTCTGATTACAGGGTTACAAGAATTAATCCAACTCAACCAACCCCTTGACGAAACAGACCTCACTGTTAAACTAGAAGAGGTTGTTCCAGGGATTGTCAGCACCTATCAAGCGATCGCAGAAGAAAAGGGCATCATCTTAGGCTATACCATTCCCCCAGGGTTTCCCCATGTCACTTGTCCTGGAGTTTGGTTGCGGCGCATTTTACAAAACTTGATTCACAATAGCTTAAAATTTACCCCGGCTAACGGTAGGATTTCTGTACAAGCCGTTCTTAAACCGGAAGGGGTAGAATTATCCGTGAGTGATACGGGTATTGGCATAGAAAACAGCGATCTGCCGAGGATTTTTGACAGTTTCTATCGGGGACGAAATACCCTTCCCAATACGACAGAAGGAATCGGACTGGGTTTAGCCATTGTTCGTCACTTAGTGGAGCAATCTGGAGGCAAAATTGAGGTGGCCTCTCAGGTTGGTAAGGGAACTATCTTTAGAATACTTTTTCCAGTTGAATTATCCTCCTAAAGTTATTAGGTAATATGCCCCAAACAAACCTATGATGCACGGTTTTATTCCACCCCAACGCTTTTTTCCCTATCTGACTTGGACTGAAATTCAGGGGATGAAAGACAAAGAAAATGTCGTCATTGTGCAACCCGTTGGGGCCATTGAACAACATGGCCCCCATTTGCCAATTGTTGTGGATTCTGCCATTAGTATGGGGGTTTTGGGAAAGGCCCTAGGGCAATTAGAACCGGAAATTCCGGCTTATGCCTTACCCTGCCTTTATTATGGCAAATCCAATGAGCATTGGCATTTTCCAGGAACCATTACCCTAAACGCGACAACCTTATTAGCTGTGATCATGGAAGTCGCTGCGAGTATTTATCGTTCGGGTTTTCGTAAACTGGTTTTAATGAATTCCCATGGGGGACAACCCCAAATTATGGAAATTGCGGCTAGGGACATTCATCAACAATATTCAGACTTTTGTGTATTTCCCTTATTTACCTGGCGCGTTCCCCATATTGCCAAAGAATTACTGACACCACAAGAATTAGAATACGGCATTCACGCAGGGGACGCAGAAACCAGCATCCTTCTTTCCCTATTACCCGATCATGTGAAGATGGAAAAGGCAGTGAAGGAATATCCCCAAGGGTTGCCAGAGAATAGTTTACTGAGTATGGAAGGAAAATTACCTTTTGCTTGGTTAACCCAAGAATTAACCCAAAGTGGGGTGATGGGAGATGCAACAACGGCGACTCAAGAAAAAGGCGATCGCCTCTTAGCCTCTGTCGCTGAGGGTTGGGTACAAGTGATCAGGGATATCTACCAATTTCGTCAACCGACTTTTACTTAATCAACCCCTGTAAAAATCAATCAAGGAATAAGCTAAGTAAAATTACCGTCCATTAATGAAATAAATGGCACAATTTTTCTGTAGATTTACGGAAGATTGACGAATATTACTGATAGGGATATTTTCTATTAATTCAACTAGAATTTCAAGAGAAATTTCTGTATTTTTACTTATATATAATTGTAGCAATTAAATAAATAATCCGTATTTTTAACGAGGTTTTTTGAACTATTTTTTCCACCAAAACATCTCTCTTTATCTAAACTTTAAAATAAAATAACTTATTGATTAATTTTTCGGTTAAGAGTTGCCATAAGCTATTAATATATGCCAAGCTTAAGGTAACGGAAGATACCCTGTAGGGGCTAATAAATCTAACATATTTTTCAGATTTATCATTTCCTTATATCAACCAGACTATTTCCTATATTTAGTATCTAGAAGTCAACCTTACTTAAAATACAAAAATGATTATGAGACCTCTTACCTTACTGCCAAAAACCTTAATGGGGGCTGCCTGTGCCTTCTCTATTTTAGGCTATGGACTCGATGCCAGTGCTGCCAATTTAGTCCCAGTAGATATTGAATTAGTCTTTGCCATAGATGCTTCTGATAGTATTTCGTCAGAAGATTATAATCAACAAATTAATGCTCTCAATAATATTTTTACCAATCCGAATTTTTTTAATAAATTTGTTGATCCTTTGCCCACTAAAAGCTTAGCCGTTAGTGCTTATCAATTTGGTACAACTTCTGCAGGGACTAGCAATACTCCTGTGGTGACTAAAATTGTTGATTGGACATTGATCAACGAAGAGCATCCTTCATCAGCCGCGGACTTTGGGCAACAACTGGTAACAGGAAGTCAAACAAAAATTGGTAACTGGTCGCCAATCGGTAATGCAATCGATACGATAGTTAATGATTTACTAACCAATAATTACAAGGGTCACAAAGTTATGAATCTGTCCAGTGATGGATTTAACTTTGGTAGTACCATTCAGCCGTTTTATGCTGCTAGTGATGCTTATGTGGAAGGTATAACCATTAATGTCCTTGCCATACCTGCCTCACAGTTGGATTATGGCCCATTGACTTCTAATGAGAGCTATAAGATTGCCACATTGAGAAAAATTGTTGATCCTTATCCAAATGTTCCAGCTGACTTGAAACCGAAAAATTTTGATGGTAGTCCTGCCTTTGTGATGACAGACTATGCAGATGGACTGGTGTCCTTAGAGGTGGCATTCAGTTCAAAATTATTGAAAGAAACCGTTGGCAGTCTCACAGGTTCAGGTTCATCCACCGATTCAGGTTCATCCACCGATTCAGGTTCATCCACCGACTCAGGTTCATCCACCGACTCAGGTTCATCCACCGACTCAGGTTCATCCACCGACTCAGGTTCATCCACCGATTCAGGCATATTCACCGATGATGCTGAATCAGTTCCCGAACCCAGTTCATTATTGGGGTTACTAGGGATTACTGTATTAGGTTTACTCGGTCAACGTAAACAACGATAATCCTAGACATCATCAACCGGATTTTATATGTCGAACGAGGGACTAATATGCTGACTTCTTATCAACCCATAGGATTATTGTACCTATGGGTTACTTATTTTGGTAAAATTGCCTCTGGACAGAAAATAATCAAGAAGCAATGACCACCCACTATTACGTTTTAGCCAGTCAACGCTTTCTCTTAGAAGAAGAACCCCTAGAAGAAGTGCTTCGAGAAAGAATACGAGACTATCAAGAAAAAAACAAAGAAATTGACTTTTGGTTAGTCAAGCAACCCGCTTTTATTGAGGCTCCAGAACTCACAGAAGTTAAAGCCAAATGTCCTCAACCGAGTGCGGCCATTATTTCTACCAATTCCCAGTTTATAACCTGGTTAAAATTGCGATTAGAATATGTTGCTCAAGGAGAATTTGAGGCCCCTTCTGCCACCATACCCGAACCCTTAGCTTCTTTAGAACCAGTTTCCTAGTTGATACCACACCCTAAAGGGCGAGGTTAATTAGATAAAGCCTGCTTAGGCAGGCTATTTTCTTTGCTGTGTAGAGCCGCATAGTTTGACCTGTCGGCGTTGTTTGGCTTAACCATCTGGGGTAATTTCTTTCTCCTTAACTTCACCCAAGGTTCCTAATAATTCGGCCGGTTTATTATTAATGGATAACTTAACTGCCCCCGCATTTCCTGCCCGAATGATGAGAGTTTCTTGCGCTTTCCAAGTTTGTTGTGCGCCTTTTTCTAAAATGCCCTCATATTCCGTTTTACCATCCACTTCTACCTTTAACCAAGAATCGTCTTCTAGTTGCACGGCGGCACTCACGGGGCCGGTTGGGGCTACCCCAGGACTCACAGTCGGCTCTGGCGTTGGGGTAGCGGGGGCTTCTGGGGGCGTTTCAGAGGCAACGGAAGCGTTGTTACTGACAACCTCTGGTTGAGGGGTTTCAGGCTTTTCTATGGTGGGTGTAACCGATATTGGTGCTTCTGTTGGCGTTGCTAATAGGGGAGAGGGTTTTTCAGAAGAAATAAACTTTTCGGGGTTTGGGGCTGCAGTAGACTCAGTTATGGCTGGAGATTTTGATTGGGACTGGGTTGGGGAATTTTTGACTTGCTGCGTTGGATTATTTTTCGCTCTGGTTTCAGAAACAGGAGGGCGAGAAAATAAATAAAATAGTCCCCCAATAGCAACCCCTAAAAGGAGAAGATAGACCCAAATTAGTTTCAATTGTTTGGGTAAAGTCACCTGAGTTTTTTCCGTTGTTTCTTGAGAGAACTCAGGTAGGTTTCTGGGTTGAGAAGCCACCGTAACCGCCGATTTTTTGGGCTTATGAGTGGCTTTGGGGGGAGGTTCTTGGCCAAGACTATCTTCAATGAGAGGTGGGGCCACCAAATTAGGGGAAATTTCCGGTTTCTCCTCCCTTTGGGCCGCAATTTTG
This genomic window from Crocosphaera sp. UHCC 0190 contains:
- a CDS encoding prepilin-type N-terminal cleavage/methylation domain-containing protein, whose translation is MRNATHKTNQGMTLMEIMIVVVITGILAVVGAPSLMSILQGDQVQQGLDQVYSALQDSQKQAIRLSKQCTITLNKDADPPTISSSDTACLVSTNRELPDGVVMKIGTKLESGITFSFKGTTTASGTIVVERKSSKATDEKQCLVISNGLGIMRKGVYKGDTSSSVTADNCQTSI
- a CDS encoding ABC transporter permease, which codes for MNWWQKLQNNPLARFGAILLIIFYIAVIAADFVAPYDPYSSQADGSLLPPTQIHWTTPTGEFIGPHVYPTTQSPTNVETGKRTLNVDFEQPSPLRFWLKGDSYQLFQIRLPLPPSFQEVELFKGIPVNRHLFGTVGPAKINLLGTDEQGRDQFSRLLFGGRISLFIGLVGIIISFPLGMIVGGISGYFGGWIDAVLMRLVEVLMTIPGIYLLVALAAVLPPSLTSAQRFLLIVLITSFIGWSGLARVIRGQVLSLKEQDFVQAAKAMGATPWRIIVRHVLPQTATYIIISATLAVPGFIVAESVLSLIGLGIQQPDPSWGNLLSVSTNASILVLQPWLIWPPALLIILTVLSFNLLGDGLRDALDPRSLE
- a CDS encoding DUF2997 domain-containing protein, whose product is MTMETLEFIIYPDGRVKETVTGIVGASCQEVTAAIEAQLGRVISQEKTSQYYDQPVNQATKATNQATFSDW
- a CDS encoding DUF1257 domain-containing protein, with protein sequence MSHFSNIKTQIRNLTSLKAALDGLGIDWKEGPHSVRGYQGQTKTAEVVVEQENNYDIGFSWNGSEYELVADLQYWQQPLSVEGFLKQVTQGYAYHTVINESAKQGFQLAQQQKNEDGSIRLVVQRWST
- a CDS encoding ferredoxin, yielding MADFSPTPERSGFEPELGGILRDIPERTGFEPELGGQLRQQGVYVDEVTCIGCKHCAHVAPNTFYIEPAYGRSRVYHQDGDEEDTIQEAIDTCPVDCIHWVDYTDLKRREELRKNQEIKPLGFPQIHRDPKKKKRQFRKD
- a CDS encoding ComEC/Rec2 family competence protein codes for the protein MSRHHWVILTLAYIGGLLLTGLFGFPNPHPSWLQWGLVILSIGFLTYGSFFLLKQPWRRCPRGQFWLIIALVALGGSLYLQWRIPQPHPNDISQLIKEDFRPQIVRVLGQVLSEPRLTNNQRHKFWFKAKKVEIIRQQTPSKLVEGKLYVTIPLAENQLIYPGQTIIIEGSLYKPRSPKNPGSFDFKNYLAKEGAFSGLKGEKIIFKGPEPFWSWTKLRQRIIKTFTNSLGANKGLMISSMLLGRRAVDLPPDIRDLFIKSGLAHILAASGFHVALILGLVLRFTQSLSPRKKLIIGIIILSFYTGLTGAQPSILRASFMGIMILIGETLDRRINPLGSLGLAGFLLLIINPLWIWDLSFQLSFLATFGLIVTSPAIQKKLDFLPPKIGSMIAVPVAASIWTSPLIMSIFYSFSFSAVLCNLVTTPLITLIIIGGMISAAVTFISPDIGGYIAQLLSWPSDLLLTLGQFFPRLSLSSLAVGKISLEILLLIYGLLILICFNKKCQKNWGFLSLFMVLLIVTPIIYKNITQLQITILNSRYEPIIIIQERGNITVINLGDENSIKYTLLPFLSQQGINHITSIIVPNSQDINSWLTLKPDLKVDHFFYSLGKPQENGQRLSSTETIMLDSTKIYLLNTKPFTLKWEISGQSWLWLNSGNNSYDLTPQDFSQPLDVLLWSGKRLSITWLEKINPKILIASTPFISDTLRQKLQNSRIQLYWLQQDGAIQWTPKQGLQPLLGNQEIET
- a CDS encoding DICT sensory domain-containing protein: MNLPLTPEISLYQLTQTLGTSPSALTIKASTLRERVDSLIQFLLDQQIRATVWAKLPTHPRWWATLEAYQQEGLAEEVYRCTISRGGGTTPSRQTSPEHYSSKDSITPIVLEASSQLKREYFCLILSPQFCSLILAQEQIPSGQEPPSGLLEPSFLKLVYSFDPVVIQRVLTGIKRMITITDITPVELLTDSVLTFPLPSSVDSALLTQLLHRQLRENQLAQESSQLRQDTLPKQPTAVSFLNLGEDFLKTLTRELSIPLTNMKTALRLLESKQHKRELRQRYLDLLKGECDRQNILITGLQELIQLNQPLDETDLTVKLEEVVPGIVSTYQAIAEEKGIILGYTIPPGFPHVTCPGVWLRRILQNLIHNSLKFTPANGRISVQAVLKPEGVELSVSDTGIGIENSDLPRIFDSFYRGRNTLPNTTEGIGLGLAIVRHLVEQSGGKIEVASQVGKGTIFRILFPVELSS
- a CDS encoding creatininase family protein → MMHGFIPPQRFFPYLTWTEIQGMKDKENVVIVQPVGAIEQHGPHLPIVVDSAISMGVLGKALGQLEPEIPAYALPCLYYGKSNEHWHFPGTITLNATTLLAVIMEVAASIYRSGFRKLVLMNSHGGQPQIMEIAARDIHQQYSDFCVFPLFTWRVPHIAKELLTPQELEYGIHAGDAETSILLSLLPDHVKMEKAVKEYPQGLPENSLLSMEGKLPFAWLTQELTQSGVMGDATTATQEKGDRLLASVAEGWVQVIRDIYQFRQPTFT